Proteins encoded in a region of the Larimichthys crocea isolate SSNF chromosome XVI, L_crocea_2.0, whole genome shotgun sequence genome:
- the LOC109141333 gene encoding BTB/POZ domain-containing protein KCTD21 isoform X1 — MLNLNSPDDNSNRNSLQDPVSLNVGGEIYTTTLGTLTRCRDSMLGAMFNGQIPVLRDNQGHVFIDRDGKVFRYILNYLRSSSLDLPDGFSELALLRREADFFQIRPLLEEIRHYEASVPLSLRGGPLGAMIIVNVDSKATANGCSQRCVYSGFSPAHCDLLRRHVRHQVRVLHFNLRHGPENYELRTCSVRAFTVDLFCTWRAFLTLLCERFSYRTSQGLTSPHPCNPRQNRLKLEWVPRPVELPQDQYDKQHYRGLTVSDPEVMPSDDILNMHRSPCEITSMQGFVEELLKVSLAEGFKVDLVTPDSAEILNCTSFRLVKC, encoded by the exons ATGCTGAACCTCAACTCACCAGACGACAACAGCAATAGGAACTCCCTCCAGGACCCAGTGTCATTGAACGTGGGTGGAGAAATTTACACCACAACCCTGGGCACTCTGACACGCTGCCGTGACTCCATGCTAGGCGCCATGTTCAATGGACAAATCCCTGTGCTTAGAGATAACCAAGGACACGTTTTCATAGACCGGGATGGTAAAGTGTTCAGGTACATTCTGAATTACCTGCGCTCTAGCTCCCTGGACCTGCCGGATGGCTTTTCAGAGCTGGCACTGCTGCGGAGAGAGGCCGATTTCTTCCAGATACGCCCCCTGCTGGAGGAGATTCGCCACTATGAGGCGTCAGTGCCTCTCAGCCTCAGAGGGGGGCCGCTAGGAGCTATGATCATCGTGAATGTTGATTCAAAG GCAACAGCAAATGGATGTTCCCAGAGATGTGTTTACAGTGGCTTTTCTCCGGCACACTGTGATCTGCTACGTAGGCATGTGAGGCACCAG GTCCGCGTTCTCCACTTTAACTTGCGCCACGGCCCAGAAAACTATGAGCTCCGCACATGCTCAGTGCGAGCCTTTACTGTTGACCTCTTTTGTACCTGGAGAGCTTTCCTGACTCTGCTCTGTGAGCGCTTCTCCTACAGAACATCTCAAGGTCTCACCAGCCCTCATCCGTGCAATCCAAGGCAGAACAGACTGAAGCTTGAGTGGGTTCCGAGGCCCGTCGAGCTCCCGCAGGACCAGTATGACAAGCAGCATTACCGGGGGCTAACGGTCTCTGACCCTGAGGTCATGCCGTCGGATGACATCTTGAACATGCACCGGAGCCCCTGTGAGATCACTAGCATGCAGGGGTTtgtggaggagctgctgaaggtgTCTCTGGCTGAAGGATTCAAGGTTGATCTGGTGACTCCTGACTCGGCGGAAATTCTCAACTGCACCTCATTTCGCCTTGTCAAGTGCTGA
- the LOC109141333 gene encoding BTB/POZ domain-containing protein KCTD21 isoform X2: MLNLNSPDDNSNRNSLQDPVSLNVGGEIYTTTLGTLTRCRDSMLGAMFNGQIPVLRDNQGHVFIDRDGKVFRYILNYLRSSSLDLPDGFSELALLRREADFFQIRPLLEEIRHYEASVPLSLRGGPLGAMIIVNVDSKVRVLHFNLRHGPENYELRTCSVRAFTVDLFCTWRAFLTLLCERFSYRTSQGLTSPHPCNPRQNRLKLEWVPRPVELPQDQYDKQHYRGLTVSDPEVMPSDDILNMHRSPCEITSMQGFVEELLKVSLAEGFKVDLVTPDSAEILNCTSFRLVKC, from the exons ATGCTGAACCTCAACTCACCAGACGACAACAGCAATAGGAACTCCCTCCAGGACCCAGTGTCATTGAACGTGGGTGGAGAAATTTACACCACAACCCTGGGCACTCTGACACGCTGCCGTGACTCCATGCTAGGCGCCATGTTCAATGGACAAATCCCTGTGCTTAGAGATAACCAAGGACACGTTTTCATAGACCGGGATGGTAAAGTGTTCAGGTACATTCTGAATTACCTGCGCTCTAGCTCCCTGGACCTGCCGGATGGCTTTTCAGAGCTGGCACTGCTGCGGAGAGAGGCCGATTTCTTCCAGATACGCCCCCTGCTGGAGGAGATTCGCCACTATGAGGCGTCAGTGCCTCTCAGCCTCAGAGGGGGGCCGCTAGGAGCTATGATCATCGTGAATGTTGATTCAAAG GTCCGCGTTCTCCACTTTAACTTGCGCCACGGCCCAGAAAACTATGAGCTCCGCACATGCTCAGTGCGAGCCTTTACTGTTGACCTCTTTTGTACCTGGAGAGCTTTCCTGACTCTGCTCTGTGAGCGCTTCTCCTACAGAACATCTCAAGGTCTCACCAGCCCTCATCCGTGCAATCCAAGGCAGAACAGACTGAAGCTTGAGTGGGTTCCGAGGCCCGTCGAGCTCCCGCAGGACCAGTATGACAAGCAGCATTACCGGGGGCTAACGGTCTCTGACCCTGAGGTCATGCCGTCGGATGACATCTTGAACATGCACCGGAGCCCCTGTGAGATCACTAGCATGCAGGGGTTtgtggaggagctgctgaaggtgTCTCTGGCTGAAGGATTCAAGGTTGATCTGGTGACTCCTGACTCGGCGGAAATTCTCAACTGCACCTCATTTCGCCTTGTCAAGTGCTGA